Proteins co-encoded in one Cydia strobilella chromosome 14, ilCydStro3.1, whole genome shotgun sequence genomic window:
- the LOC134747085 gene encoding carboxypeptidase B-like → MRLLAVVLLFALAYAKHEKYEGWKSYYVGPASAEQLKAFGPIIDQYNVDVLSHPIVQREGVVLVAPKYQAGFTKALEDLAIEYKVHAENVKAALDYDDTLIAAKKARDLMRNGGRNLPYDNYQTLETIYAYILDVAARFPDTVTLVSPGNSFEGRPIYYLKISTTNFQDETKPVIFIDGGIHAREWISPPSVTWMIHKLTEDVTEPDLLENFDWIILPVVNPDGYAFTFSSDRFWRKTRSTDSHLWSSLCPGVDGNRNFDFFWGTVSTSTSPCSDTYGGSQPFSEIETRVVRDLLHQYLHRMALYLTMHSYGSMILYGWGHDGSLSNNAFALHTVGVNMATAIDAQKLPNFPNYTVGNAVLVLWYGASGASEDYAHLIGVPLSYTYELPGLQGGFEGFHLDPIYIEQVCRETWEGIVVGARRAGELFR, encoded by the exons ATGAGGTTACTAGCCGTGGTTCTGTTGTTCGCTTTGGCGTATGCCAAGCACGAGAAATATGAGGg ATGGAAATCCTACTATGTAGGACCAGCGTCCGCTGAACAGCTGAAGGCTTTCGGACCGATCATCGACCAGTATAACGTCGATGTTCTAAGTCACCCCATCGTTCAACGCGAGGGCGTTGTTCTGGTGGCTCCAAAATATCAGGCCGGCTTCACCAAGGCTTTAGAAGACTTGGCTATCGAGTACAAGGTGCATGCTGAGAATGTAAAAGC TGCCTTGGACTATGACGATACACTGATTGCGGCTAAGAAGGCACGCGACTTGATGAGGAATGGCGGAAGAAATCTTCCTTATGATAACTATCAAACTCTAGAAACg aTCTACGCTTACATACTCGACGTTGCAGCTCGTTTCCCTGATACCGTCACTTTGGTCAGCCCCGGAAATTCCTTCGAAGGCCGCCCCATCTACTACCTGAAGATTTCCACCACAAACTTCCAAGATGAGACGAAACCCGTGATCTTTATTGATGGCGGTATCCACGCCAGGGAGTGGATTTCCCCACCTTCGGTTACCTGGATGATTCATAAGTTGACTGAAGATGTGACTGAGCCTGATCTTCTGGAGAACTTTGATTGGATCATCCTGCCTGTGGTCAATCCTGATGGATATGCTTTTACCTTCTCATCG GATCGTTTCTGGCGCAAAACTCGCTCAACTGACAGTCACCTCTGGAGCAGCTTATGTCCTGGAGTAGACGGTAACCGCAACTTTGACTTCTTCTGGGGCACTGTTAGCACCAGCACCTCACCTTGCTCAGACACATACGGTGGGAGCCAACCCTTCTCCGAGATCGAAACCAGAGTAGTGAGGGACCTGCTTCATCAATACCTTCACCGTATGGCTTTATACTTGACCATGCACAGTTACGGTAGCATGATCCTCTACGGATGGGGTCATGACGGATCTCTATCTAATAACGCTTTCGCTCTCCATACTGTTGGTGTCAATATGGCTACCGCGATCGATGCTCAGAAACTGCCTAACTTCCCTAACTATACCGTCGGCAACGCAGTCTTGGTGCTCTGGTATGGCGCGTCCGGTGCCTCTGAGGACTATGCGCATCTGATCGGTGTCCCGTTGTCTTATACTTATGAGTTGCCTGGTCTCCAGGGTGGTTTCGAAGGATTCCACCTGGATCCTATCTACATCGAACAGGTCTGCCGCGAGACGTGGGAGGGTATTGTCGTGGGAGCCAGAAGAGCCGGAGAGTTGTTCAGATGa